A section of the Corynebacterium tuberculostearicum genome encodes:
- a CDS encoding acyl carrier protein, translating to MANDLSAQLQAKFNASAPDKEPERDTLGQLIALIHKVTGTEEDLGRETRLKDIGVESLDLVELTVRAEEAFQVRFSEETMLNSETIGDIAEYVEDHQ from the coding sequence GGCAAACGACCTCAGTGCCCAATTGCAGGCAAAGTTCAATGCGAGTGCGCCGGACAAGGAGCCGGAGCGAGATACTCTCGGCCAGCTCATCGCACTCATCCACAAGGTCACCGGGACCGAGGAAGACTTGGGCCGCGAGACCCGCCTGAAGGATATCGGCGTGGAGTCGCTCGATCTGGTGGAGCTCACCGTGCGCGCGGAAGAGGCCTTCCAGGTGCGTTTTTCTGAGGAGACGATGCTCAACAGCGAAACCATCGGCGATATCGCCGAGTATGTGGAGGATCACCAATGA